Proteins co-encoded in one Aquincola tertiaricarbonis genomic window:
- a CDS encoding Crp/Fnr family transcriptional regulator produces the protein MKARLSSMLNQDREEDPSSNFLSPLLQRLAQRGQVCHYRTGTLLIQEGDRDDTIYILLAGRVRAYSVGDKGQEITYGVYGPGEYMGELSLDGGARSASVVTIERCTCAVINRQAVLEHIAQYPEFAFELLAKVIRRVRSATTNARQLALNDVYGRLIHMVNTIAEPAGDGTRVIRERWTHKEMSSRLGCSRAMVSRLLKDLETGGYVRLEPECFVICKPLPTRW, from the coding sequence ATGAAGGCTCGTCTGTCGAGCATGTTGAATCAAGACCGCGAAGAAGATCCTTCCAGCAATTTCCTGAGTCCCCTTTTGCAACGCCTGGCACAACGCGGGCAAGTCTGTCATTACCGCACGGGTACTTTGCTGATTCAGGAGGGCGACCGCGACGACACGATCTACATCCTGTTGGCGGGGCGGGTGCGGGCTTATTCGGTGGGCGACAAAGGCCAGGAGATCACCTATGGCGTTTACGGGCCGGGTGAGTACATGGGTGAATTGAGCCTGGACGGTGGTGCTCGTTCGGCCAGCGTCGTGACGATCGAGCGTTGCACTTGCGCCGTGATCAATCGGCAGGCGGTGCTGGAGCACATTGCGCAATACCCCGAATTCGCTTTCGAATTGCTCGCGAAGGTGATTCGCCGTGTGCGCAGCGCCACCACCAATGCACGCCAGCTGGCATTGAACGACGTGTACGGCCGCCTGATCCACATGGTCAACACCATCGCGGAGCCTGCGGGCGACGGCACGCGCGTGATCCGCGAACGCTGGACGCACAAGGAGATGTCGAGCCGCCTCGGCTGCTCGCGGGCCATGGTGAGCCGTTTGCTGAAGGACCTGGAAACCGGCGGCTATGTGCGGCTCGAGCCCGAGTGCTTCGTGATCTGCAAACCCTTGCCCACCCGCTGGTGA